A window of the Desulforapulum autotrophicum HRM2 genome harbors these coding sequences:
- a CDS encoding M23 family metallopeptidase yields MKKKIKIWLHTDSTSNIREFTVSKPQLIGLLFIPFLVVTVLVYFGYDYAKLKNASFENDLLCRQIENQDSEISLQRSQLQALASEINKIKDNVSALSNFENKVRIVANIKKKDDVNGGFFGIGGVSGEDIDPDIPLYERHNSLMREMHQQTDQINLSAQQQKVNFEELLTILNKKRNLLAATPSIRPAKGWITSPFGYRSSPFTGKKEFHSGLDIANKKGKKIVATANGVVAYAGEKRLIGKMVMIDHGHGIVTKFGHMDKIFVKKGAEVNRGEVIGLMGNTGRSTGSHVHYEVRINGTPVNPEKYIVN; encoded by the coding sequence ATGAAAAAAAAAATAAAAATATGGCTTCACACGGACTCGACTTCAAACATCAGGGAATTTACCGTCTCAAAACCACAACTCATAGGCCTTTTGTTCATCCCTTTTTTAGTGGTAACGGTCCTTGTCTATTTTGGGTATGATTACGCAAAACTTAAAAACGCCTCCTTTGAAAATGATCTTCTGTGCAGGCAGATTGAAAATCAAGACAGCGAAATCAGTCTCCAAAGATCCCAACTCCAGGCCTTGGCCAGTGAGATCAACAAGATAAAGGACAATGTCTCTGCCCTGTCAAACTTTGAAAACAAGGTCAGAATCGTTGCAAACATAAAAAAGAAAGATGACGTCAATGGTGGTTTTTTTGGCATTGGCGGCGTCTCAGGAGAAGATATCGACCCTGATATCCCCCTCTACGAGCGACACAACAGCCTGATGCGGGAGATGCACCAGCAGACAGACCAGATCAATCTTTCGGCCCAGCAACAAAAGGTCAATTTTGAAGAACTTTTAACCATCTTGAATAAAAAACGTAACCTGCTTGCCGCAACCCCTTCGATCCGGCCGGCCAAGGGATGGATCACCTCACCCTTTGGCTATCGATCCTCACCGTTTACCGGGAAAAAAGAATTCCACTCGGGCCTTGACATTGCAAACAAAAAGGGCAAAAAAATCGTTGCTACGGCAAACGGTGTGGTTGCCTATGCAGGTGAAAAGAGGCTCATTGGCAAGATGGTCATGATAGATCATGGCCATGGTATCGTGACCAAATTCGGTCATATGGACAAAATTTTTGTAAAAAAAGGAGCAGAGGTGAACAGGGGAGAGGTCATTGGCCTCATGGGCAACACCGGCCGAAGCACAGGGTCCCACGTTCACT